The genomic segment TTTGGGGTATTCATTCGTGATGAGTCGTTACAGCATTTGTTGGTTCCTTCCATCGTAGACAATTCCAATTCCTTGGCTGACTTGTCTATCTCTCAATTATTCGCATCGGCTTGTCGAGGTTTTGATTCCGGCTGGAAAGGCTGGATTAATTGTGGAATTTTCCTCGATTTGGCTCTGATTAAGCATCTGACACCCGTGCGTTGATGTAATTTCAGCAACAATATCTGCATGTTGTTCCTGTTCTTGTTGCTTATTCCTTCTAAACTTCAATTTCTCCCTCGTCTAGACATTAGTGGTTCGTTTTTTGGGTAGATTCCATATACTCTCGCTTGGATCTATCATTGCAGGGTTTTAAATCGATGAGTTATTGTTAAGATTGATCTTCGATTACCGGAAATTAAATCTATTGCATTTTTTCTGGTTAACCAAATCGCTGCCTGAACAACCTCTGCTGCCACAAAGCATCTGAAAGGGATAGCGGGAGCTTAATATTGCGCTGCTCAGTCCTTGATGATCATCCGATTCAATCGCTCGCGAGACCTGCAGAGATAAACTGCTGAATCACCTGGGAGCAGTCTTCCAGCTCAGGTCATCAGACGGATCATTGATGCGGTTGATACAGATCCATCGGTCTGTCCACACCAGTCATCAGGCCAGAAACAGCGATATCAGCCGCCGGCCACATTGAGCCTCGACCACTTGCTCACCAAATTTTCTCAGTTATTGCAATGAGTTTCAGCACTGCGGCACTGTTGAACTCAAACGGCTTCTTTCCTCCAAGCCTCGACAGAGATCAGGTTCGACAACGAATCTGGGAGTTGGAAACCGGAAAGGTCGGCTTCTACAGCGTAGGGCTTTATCCCGCTTCCCTTGCCTACAACTGCGCCATGCAGCAAAAGGATGAGGATAATCTGCTGCTGGCACCCCGACCTGAGCGTGAGCTGCTCGGTGCGTTCTCGCAGTCTGATTTAGACGGCATGGACCCCAAGCACGTTGCTGTCATGGAGCGGATGGGCAGCCATCAAGGTGAGGGAGGGCGTCAACCCAACACCCTGGCTGACTTGCTCAGGCGCTGCGAGTTGGTGGTGCTCAGCGCAAACAGCAACCACGTTGAGGAAGATCTGCTCGAAGCGATTGAACTGCGGGAGCAATTGGGTCGTCAACATGTGGTCCTGGCTTGTCTGGCCGGTTCGTTCAGTCATGACAACCTGGCCAACGAGTCGTATGTGCTGTGCGAGAAAGTCCCAAGCCTTGGCTTCTTCTCGGGTTTTCATCGCCATGGCGCCCTGCGCAATCCTCTCGACAGTTTCACGGCCAACTTTTGCCATCCCAACGCACTGACAGCGCTCTTAGGAGCCCGAATGCTGGATCGACTGTCACCAAACATCCAGGTCTCCGCGGGCGTTCACAACATCGAGGGGCAATACATCAAGGCAGCAAAAAACATGTCGTCGGTGTTTGCCGGCTTCGGGTACGCCTACCACCAAGACAACCCTGGTGTGCTACCAACCCTGCTGACGCTTTTGCTGGACCAGTGCCTGGATCAAGCAGCCACGGTTTCAATGGCCAGACGCAATCGCCAAAGGCTCTACAACCGCCAACCGTTTGAACTAACGGAGCTTGGCTACGGCGTGCAAAGAATCGAGGCGGCTCTTGTGCGCGGTGGAGACATGGAGAAGGTTCGAGATCACACCTTTGCGCAACTCACAGCCATGGTTGCTGATGTTCGCGGCAGCATGATGTTGCCAGTTTCTGGGACACCAACCCGTAATTTCCATGCGGGGCAGGTGTTGGCAGAGCACATGCGGATCGAAAAGCGCTGCCCGCAATCAATGGAAGAGCTTGAGAACTGGTGCGAACAGGCAGGTCTGCGCAAGGGAGGCCTGGAAGGCCTCAAGTCTCTGCGTTATTGGCCACAGATCGTACGCAAATATGCCATTCCCGTTCATGACGCATCGATGGTGAACCTGCTCTACATGGTCATCTATGGAAATTCCACAACCAAGGATGTGGCGTTTTCGGTAATGACCGAAAGCCGGGAGTTGTCGACTTATTGCCAGGAATCGGTACGACCCACCCACAGTCGGCGTTATGCAGAGGCAATTCAAAACCTCGATCAGCCAGAAGCGATGGATCTGCTTGTGAATGCTGTGATTGCCGATAACGCGCGCCGCTTGATACGAGATGACAACGGCATCGAAGAATCAGAAACAGCTGATGAACCACCGGCCTATCTCAAAGCCATGAACGTGATCGAAAACGCACTCTGAGTCTTAACTAACCAAACCTAGAAACTCAGTCTTGGTCGAGATCAATGATTGAATCGGCAATCGCTCGGTAGGGATCAGGGTCGCAACTCAGAAGCACCACCTGCAGACCCAGATCAACAGCCTGCCGGAGCATGCTCCCCACCGCTTCCAGTCGCAAGGGATCGCTGTTCGTAAAGGCGTCATCAAACAGCACAGGCAGACAGCCGTCATGGCCATCGCGCAGAGCCTCGGCAATGGCCAGGCGAACGGCGGCATTCAGTTGTTCCTTGAGTCCTCCGCTGAGTTGTGAAAACTCGAGGGTCTGACCTGAACGTTGAAGACGCAGATCCTTCAGACCATCGCTGGCATCAAAGCGGAGCTCAGAGCTGTCGCCGGGGTTCTGCAGAAATGGAGCAATGAAACGGTTGATGCTGGACTTGAGTGGTGATGAGTAGCGCCGTGAAAGATCGGCGCGTGCTTCCTGAAATCGTTTGAGAAGCAGCACGCGTGCCTCAACCAACTGGGTCTCCTGTTGTTCTGCCTGCTGGGCCACCTCCAGACGATTACAAGCTTCCTCCAGTTCTGCATGCAGTTCCCGGCTACCGAGACGTTCGCAGCGCTCCAGTAATGAGCCGCGTTCACGGCTCAGATCCGTACGCTGACGATTGAGCTTCAGCTCACGGGCATCCAATGCAGACAGTGATGTCTCAACGTCGGCGTCGACATTGAGGCCACAATCACGACTCAACACAAGCAGTTGGTCCTGCAATTGCTCACATTGATGAGACAGCTTCCTGAGATCGTCGGCGATTGTGTTGGCTGTGCCGTGCCGTGTCTCGATCTCGTGTTGCTGTTGAAGCTGCTGAGCATGCCGTGCCTCCTGACGCTCCAGTCGAATCTGCAGCTCCTGAAGCTGCTTGGTGTGTCCGTTCTGTTCACGTTCTCCACGATCACAATCGGAACGCAGACAGCGAACCTGTTCCTGCACTGATTGATAGGTCTTGCGGCAATTGTTCAAGGCCTGCTCGAGATCCTCCTCCGCGGCAAGGTCTGGCTCATCTTGATGTTGTTGCAATTCGGCGAGCTGCTGATCGAGTTGTTCAAGAGTTTCACCACCCTTCTGCTCGCCCCGGTGCTGCTCCATCAGCTGGCGAAGACGCGCTTCAAGAACAGCAAGCTGTTGTTGAAGCTCCTTACGTTTCTGCAACTGAGCCTCTGCAGCTTCAATGCTGCTAACGCCCCAGAGTTTGAGATTGTCCGCCAACAGGGCCTCACAACGTGTCTTGTCAGCCAAGAGTGTTGAGAGGCCAGTTCCCTCACCAGGACAAACCAGCAGAGTGACACCATCACCGACGTCAAGACGGAATGCACCCGTCCTTTGAGCAACATCACCTGGGCTGAGCTGTTCACCATCGAGCTGCACAGTCCTGTCTGAGGA from the Synechococcus sp. UW179A genome contains:
- a CDS encoding AAA family ATPase, producing the protein MRLIRCRLESLRRHRALEIPFAPGLTLIGGANESGKSSLVDAMHRALFVRASATGAAIRDLRSATHAGHPQVEIDFDVGGQRWSLLKCFSGAGGTCRLSRAGQQVLLGGDAEDQLAALLGVEEIIGSRQVNRVLPTRWAHLWVMQGLAGRNLLELSGEHYDLKGLITALEGQAEQSLQSPIDQKVFNQLEQLVASSFTSRGVKQNSELWKRRQELQQASERKAEAQDRLLSYETACIELDANEQALDQLECAAPEVQKLRRKLLSLKDLQQQLAPLRLQQTQWQQQLSVLSRLHQEIQAAETAMKAHRQELSVMNESAQTLSRNLVHQKAAYEQLERKRQVLEERGLALRRHQDQERLQHRIQTIRRQRDQRANLEHQQSALKEQLMELPGRDANALDALQAQQLRLRELDIRLQSMASRIELQSSDRTVQLDGEQLSPGDVAQRTGAFRLDVGDGVTLLVCPGEGTGLSTLLADKTRCEALLADNLKLWGVSSIEAAEAQLQKRKELQQQLAVLEARLRQLMEQHRGEQKGGETLEQLDQQLAELQQHQDEPDLAAEEDLEQALNNCRKTYQSVQEQVRCLRSDCDRGEREQNGHTKQLQELQIRLERQEARHAQQLQQQHEIETRHGTANTIADDLRKLSHQCEQLQDQLLVLSRDCGLNVDADVETSLSALDARELKLNRQRTDLSRERGSLLERCERLGSRELHAELEEACNRLEVAQQAEQQETQLVEARVLLLKRFQEARADLSRRYSSPLKSSINRFIAPFLQNPGDSSELRFDASDGLKDLRLQRSGQTLEFSQLSGGLKEQLNAAVRLAIAEALRDGHDGCLPVLFDDAFTNSDPLRLEAVGSMLRQAVDLGLQVVLLSCDPDPYRAIADSIIDLDQD